From a region of the Eretmochelys imbricata isolate rEreImb1 chromosome 6, rEreImb1.hap1, whole genome shotgun sequence genome:
- the LOC144266430 gene encoding membrane-spanning 4-domains subfamily A member 15-like encodes MAAPGSTANGVLVFMPPNSTGIVQQRQGVSGGIFQTPEMVQCGPQQFTVMNQLGNQPLGSVYPRSPAEQVAQLKKVGMMEIFLKAQPKALGAIQILTGLMHIGFGGVSTVFIRHYASISFIGGYPFWGGLSFVISGSLSAAAENHRNTCLMRGSLGMNITSAIFSAIGIILLLTELIINASNYSYTYEVFLLLSAGKGITYMLLLFTILEFSIAVSSAYFASQAIRYTPNTAMLFMPYVANANVGVPSAQMASPAPHTNVA; translated from the exons ATGGCAGCACCAGGAAGCACAGCCAATGGGGTGCTTGTGTTCATGCCCCCAAACAGCACTGGCATCGTCCAACAACGCCAGGGGGTCTCTGGTGGCATTTTTCAGACTCCTGAGATGGTGCAATGTGGGCCTCAGCAGTTCACAGTCATGAACCAACTTGGGAACCAACCTCTTGGGTCAGTGTACCCCAGGAGTCCCGCTGAACAGGTCGCGCAGCTGAAGAAAGTAGGGATGATGGAGATATTCCTCAAAGCACAGCCCAAGGCCCTGGGG GCCATCCAGATCCTGACTGGGCTGATGCACATTGGCTTTGGGGGTGTCTCTACAGTTTTCATCCGACACTACGCTTCCATCTCTTTTATTGGAGGATATCCCTTCTGGGGAGGACTTTCT TTTGTCATTTCTGGATCCCTCTCGGCTGCAGCTGAGAATCATCGCAACACCTGTTTG ATGAGAGGCAGCCTGGGAATGAACATCACTAGCGCCATCTTCTCAGCCATTGGGATCATTCTCTTGCTAACGGAGCTGATTATTAATGCATCAAATTACAGCTACACTTATGAAGTATTTCTTTTGTTG AGTGCCGGGAAGGGGATCACCTACATGCTGCTTTTGTTCACCATCCTGGAGTTTTCCATTGCCGTCTCAAGCGCATACTTTGCATCCCAAGCCATCCGCTATACCCCCAACACT GCCATGTTGTTCATGCCATATGTTGCCAATGCAAATGTTGGGGTTCCTTCTGCACAAATGGCCTCTCCAGCACCTCACACCAATGTGGCTTAG